TATCAATTTTCAAGGGTTCGTATTTGAAGTCCATTTTCTCTAAATCTGTAAACCTCTTATAAATAATACTCCCGAAAACTGCTGCTGCTATATCAAAACCGCTTCCTATACTTTTTTGCCTCTTATAATTTGCAATTTGTGCTAACTTATGAATTTCCATTAAGTCTAATCTCCCTTTAAGGATATAATATAAACATGCAGTTAACGCCACTGTAGCTGCTGATGAACTACCTAATCCCGTTTTCTTACCGTCTAACATGAACTCTTTATCGTTATGAAGTTCTATCTCATAGCCTAATGGTACCTCTAATCTCTCCTTAAAGGTATCTAAAACAGAATTAATTAACTCATTTCCATTATTTATGTAATTACCATAGGGGGTATGGAAAATTACATTTCTCTCATTTATTTCTTTCGCATTACATCTCACTCTTTTATTAACTGCTATAACGTGGGAAATTCCCCCGAATACTACACTATAGCTTCCTATCCATAATATTTTTCCTGGTGCACTTAGTTTAATCACAGTGCGATATTTCTTGTTAGCTTTTTAATCTTTAACTGCAAATTTTGTCTATGAATTTCCTTAGTAAGAAAGAAAGGATAGTATTACTGGCAATAGCACAAGCTGGTCCTAGTGGTTTGACTTTTTCCCAATTATCTGCATTAAGTTATATTTTAACCAAAGACACAATACAAAAAATCATTGAAGATTTGTATTTTAACGGATATATTAATGTCTTAAGGGATGGTGATGAGGTGAGATATATTGCATCAAAGGATGTTAGAAATGCTATTATAAATTTAGAATTTCATAAGTTTAAATTAATTAGAAATTTAGATGAATTAAAGAAAAAATCGGAGGAAATAAGTAAAATGGATAAACAACAGCAAATAACTGCGTTTAAAAATACTATAAAGGATATACTTTCTATAATATCAATCTCAATATTATCTTTGTTAAACGAGAGTCCAGCTCTAACATTACCAGAATATTTAGAAATTCTAGATAATTTAAATAAAGAGTTCTTTTCTAAATTACTCCCATTAATTCAAGAGAGTATTACTGAAGATGAAATTAATACCTTTATAGCCTTAGTCTCAAAATACAGAGGAGAAAAGGATGCAGAAGAATTAAAGGCTACTTTACAAAAGATTATCATGAAAAGAAATATAAACTCATAAATAGAGTTAAAAGTGGAGATTAAAAATGAGAAGAAATAAAGAAGAAATAATTGCTGATATATTGGAGGCGATAGATAATAAGATTAATAGAATATCAAGTATAATGAAGAATGTTAATCTAAGTGCTTCTTTAGCAAAAAAGTATTTAAAGATGTTGATGGAAAACGGGCTAATTGAAGAAAAAAATGGGGAATATATACTTACAGAAAGTGGAAGGAAAGTTCTAGAACAAATAAGAGATTTAAGGAAATTAGAAGTAGAATTAGCATTGATATTAAATGATTTAAGAAAAGAAATTAAAATAGATCAAAGTGAATAGCATATAGGAATAGGAATAAGTTAAATTTATACTTCTCTCTAATCTGAAGATAAATTGATAATGGCTAAGTTTATCATAGAGCATTTAGACGTTATAGGCAAGTGGATATTAATTGAGTATAAACATAGTTATGAGATAGCTAAGAGAGAGGGAGTAGATTTATTAATATGTGGACTAAAGCTTGAGGGAATACCATCAACTGAAAAAAGATTTTATGAGATATTTGATCCCAAAAATGTTATAATTTTGGATCCTCAAGCAAATGAATCCTTGAAAACAGAAGACTTTAATGGAATTGACGCAGTAATTATAGGAGGAATACTAGGGGATCATCCTCCTAGGGGAAGAACTAAGACCTTTCTTTCTGATAGATTCCCGCAATCTAAAAAGAGAAACATAGGGAAATTACAATTCGCAATAGATGGTGCATTATATGTTGCTATACAAGTAATGAAAGGTAAAAAACTTGAGGAAATACCCACTATAAACGGTTTGAAAATAATATCAGAATTTAAGGGTGCAGAGGAAGAGATAATTTTGCCTTTCGGGTATCCGTTAGTTAACGGGAAGCCCCTAATTTCGGAAGAGCTTATTAGATACTTAGTAAGTAACAGACCATATAGAATTCGATGGGGAGAAGATGAATATATTAGCTATTGGCAACGTGTTTAACCCGTCTGGGGTATCAGTACATATTATTAACGTTTTAAAAGAATTAGCCAAAATGGGCAATGAGGTCACACTTTACGTTCCCTCTTTTTTAGTTAAAGAAGATTATAACGTATTAAGGGATTTAGAGAAAAACGGAGTTAACGTTTACCATTCAGTTTATGAGGTAATTGAGAAGAGATTAAATACGACAGTTAATAGATATTTGTATTTTATCGATTCACATACAGTTTATTTAAGGTGGAATAATATAGGATTAGATAAAATATATGTAGATAATTTGAGTAAAGAGACTAAAGCTGATGTAATTTATGATATGCATGAGGATAGTATAACGCTTAGATTGGCATATCACATTTCTAAAAAGATGGGTAAACCTGTAGTTAAACTCCTACATGATGAACCATTTAGGAATTCTTTCGGAAGAGGATATAGGAAATTTATGGGATTTTCAGGCTTAATTTACGATACGTTAATGTGGTCTTTCTATAAGTTAGATAAAAGGGCATTCATTCGCTCTATGCGAGACAGAATTTTGAGAGGTATAGCTGCCGTTTCCAAAGCTCCAGTTTATTTGTCAAATATAGATAAAATTACTAGTAAATATAATGTTAAACTAAGAGTATTTAAGGTGGGTAACGCATTTAATAAGGATCTCATATATAAGTATAGAAAAGTAAAAAATAAGGAAAATTACGCGGTATTTTTTGCGAGATTAGTTCCACAAAAGGGAATAAGAGAACTACCTAAAATAGCCGAGTTAATAGATAGTAAGATAATAGTATTCGGAAAGTTCTTTAACGAAAGAGATAAGAGGTTGCTAATAGGTAATCCTAAGATAGAATATAGGGGATATAGACCAATAGAAGAATTATATGACACCGTTTCTAGGGCTAAGGTATTAGTATATCCATCCCATCAAGATGGATTTTCCCTAGTAGTTTTAGATACTTTAGCTTTAGGTACGTCAATCGTGACTTATGATATCCCTGCAATAAGGTTAGTCTATTCTGGGTTGAAACCAGTTAGAATCGTAAAGGAATATGACATTAAAAGTATGGCTAGGGCTGCAAATGAGGTCCTTAAAATGGGTGATGAGGAATATGAAATGGAGCATAATGATGAGGAGGTAAGGAAATTCTTAGATGATCACTCTTCATGGGAGAAAGTAGCTAAGGAAACTTATGATTTCCTCTCCGAGTTCATCTGAGCTTTTATGAACCTCATTGACAATCCCAATTTTATTGATTTTATATAGAAATTATCTTTGATTAGATAAATAAAATATATTAAGGATATAATCCAAGGTAATCCAGAAATTGGGAAATAAACATATCTTAATATGTACGCTAGAGGAGACAAAACGGATAATATTACAACTTTATCATAATTATACCTACTAGTAGAATATGTAATACAAGAAAAGAATAATGGAGACATAACACCTAAAGTAAACGCATGTATGTAATCTCCTAAATAAAGGGAAAGTAATGGGACTATGATAATGGATAAAAGTGTTGTAAAAGCACTGATATTTCTAATACTAATGGTTTTTCTAAATATTAATAAGAAGTAAACTATTCCTATGAAGGAAAATACAAACGGAAAGAAATATAATAGTAATATTACGATAAATAAGGGAATTTGATAAAATCCGAAAACTGGCTTAGTTCTAAGGGTAGCAGAGAACACTCCTATGTTAACGCCCATTATATAAAGGAGTAGAGGAATTACTAAAGTCCAATAATTAGGATAGAATACCCATGCAACCAATGAGGCAAAGGGTGATGAGAGAACTAACGCATTAATTGGAAATTTACTACCGTATGTTTTCATATCTCTTAGAGCCCAAATTTCCACAGAAATAAGCGTTATTGAGGCTAGTATTTGTGAGTAATATATGGGAATTGCTAATAAAATTAGAGAAATTATATGTAAGGATATGTATTTTTTAGCTGGGAAGAAGAGCCTTTGTATCATTCCAAAATATAGAGAATAAGCACCTATCATCATGAAATAAGGATGATAAGGTAGGTCTAAGATAATAGAAGCTGATCCTATAGCCCAATAAACTAAGGCTAAAATTATATAAGGTATATTAACTCCCCAAGGCTCTATTTCTACTATTATTTCTTTCTTCATAAAAGTCTAAATTATTTCTAGTAATAAAAAGTTTGAAGCTAATATCTTAGGTTATAGGTGGCAATTCTTAAAAGTGTATTTAAACGAAATATGATTATTATGAAATACGCTAACTTCTGGAAGAAATTTAGGGATTGGGCATTAACTGTTAATCATGATGAAATCCCTTATAAACTAAGGGGTGTAGTTAAAATAATAAGGGAAAATCCCAATATAAGCCTTGTAGGTTTGGCTGGATACTTAGATACAGATGCAGTATATTTAGCAAAATTTCTATACAACAGTTTTAGGGAAATCAGTCAAGAAGAATAATTTGATTACAATCCGTAAAACTAGAATAGTAAAAATTTAATTTTAAATGTTAAATAGCAAACATGAACCTAGAAATAATTGAATTTGAGAGCGAAATCCTTAAGGATAATCCCTTAAAAGATCCCAGTAAAAGGAAGGTTGCACTTATATACCCAGATAAACCAGAAGAGAGACCAATAATATTGTACTTAAGTGGATTTCTATCATCGTCTTTAGCCCAGTTGAACTATCAACCTTTAGGAGAAGATATGAAAACTAAAGTTGAGAGACTGACAAGTGAGGGTAAGCTTAACGGTCCTATTGTAGTTCTCCCAGACATGTTTACTAAGGTTGGAGGAAATCAGTATATAAATTCCTCAGCAGTAGGAATGTATGAGGATTTTTTAGTTAAAGAATTAATACCATATTTGAAAGATAAATTCAAAAGTGAAATGATAGGTGTGATTGGTCATTCATCTGGGGGATACGGTGCCTTATATTTAGGAATGAAATATCCTAATTTAGTTAAATCAATTGCGAGTCATTCGGGTGACGCTTATTTTGAATACGTTTATCTGCCAATATTTCCGAAAGCCATAGAACAGTTGAGGAAATTTAAGAGTCCTAAAGAATGGTTAAATAATTATTGGAGAAAGGAGAACAAGCATCATAAAGAGGATTTAATAACACTTAACGTTATAGGAATGTCAGCATTCTATTCGCCTAAAGGAGAGGATTTCGAATTACCCTTTGACTTAGAAACGGGTGAAATATTAGAAGACATTTGGAGAAAATGGTTAGAAAAAGATCCAGTCAGAATGATAGATAAGTACCATGATAATTTAAAGAAATTAAAACTAATTTTCGTAGATGTTGGAAGAAAGGACGAATTTAACATACAATATGGTACTAGAATATTACATAAGAAAATGGAAAAATACGGTATTGCTCATTACTATGAGGAATTCAATGATGGCCACACTGGAATCTCTTATAGATATGATATTTCTCTGAGTTTAATTGAAAAGAGTTTATCATACAGATAGTTATTCTTTTATTATCCCGTAATATTTAGCCATTTCTCTAAAAGTTTCAATCCTAACGTCTTCTGGAATATATCCTAATTCTCTTTTAGCTTTATCAAAAGAGTATACTAATTGTCTTGATAGCACATCATAAGCCATGGTTAAGATTTCGTGTGCAGACTTAAATGGTTCCAGTAATTTTAAATTTAATGGAAACCACGCTTTAATTTCCCTGTTTATAGCCTTAGATGCATCGTTAAATAAGCCAGTTAAACTTGTTGGCTCTTTATCGGTTACATAAAAGTAATCGTTCTTTTTATAACCGCAAGCTAATTCAATAGCTTTAGAAGTATTTAAAGTCGAAATTACGCTGAACATATTATCATTCTTTAAACCTATTCCATGCGATACAAGCCACATGAAAATTCTCCACATTAATATCCTACTATAAGGTCCGTAAACTATTGGGAATCTTAAGATAACGTAATTTGGAAAGGTGGAGATTAGCTTCTCTCCTTCACATTTAGTTTTCCCATGTAAGGTATTAGGGTTTAATCCATTACAATGAGGGTATTCTTCAATAATAGGTCTCTCTTTACTTTCAATATTTTCAGAAACTCCTATACTACTTATATAGATGAATTTCCCAGAATTTACTGAAAAGAATTTCCTACCTATTTCGTAGGGGAATTTAACTTGTAAGTATTCAAACTCTTTCGGATCCCTTGTCCACATAGCTCCAATGAAGTAAACTAAACAATCTACGCCTTTAAGATACTCGTCATAAGAGAATATTATATTAGCTCCAATATCCTTTAACTTCTTAGCGTATTCGTTCATAGATCTTGCATATACAAATACCTCATGTCCCTTATTTATGGCATATCTTACGAAGTTACTTCCAACAAATCCAGTACCACCGAAAGTGAGAATCCTCACATATTTATATTTAAAAGAAGTTTATTAAAAAGAATGATTAAAGAGTTTCTTAATCAATGATATGCATTACGTTTAGTTTTTTATATTAATACTCTATTATATCTTATGAAATTCTCGTTAAAGGAGATAAAGGAGATATATAAGCCCAAATTAATTCCCATAATTTGGAGAGATGACAGTAATACTCTATCCATATTAGACCAGTCGTTATTACCCTTTCAGAAAGTTTTTATAGATTTGAAAGATGCAGAAAGCACAGCGTTGGCTATTAAAAACATGCAAGTTAGAGGGGCACCAGCTATTGGAATAACAGCAGCCTACGGTATGATATTAAGTTTAACCAGTAAGAGGCCTAGCACGTTACAAGATGCAATAAAGGAGTTAAGTAGGGCTAAGCAAATATTGGATTCTGCAAGACCTACCGCAGTTAACTTAATTTGGGCGACTTCGAGAATGTTAAAATTAGCTGAAACTTACGTTGAAAATGGAAACGCTAAGAATGTAAATGAGTTAATCCAATTACTAAAAAGTGAGGCTAAAAAGATATTTGATGAGGAATAT
The genomic region above belongs to Saccharolobus caldissimus and contains:
- a CDS encoding winged helix-turn-helix domain-containing protein → MRRNKEEIIADILEAIDNKINRISSIMKNVNLSASLAKKYLKMLMENGLIEEKNGEYILTESGRKVLEQIRDLRKLEVELALILNDLRKEIKIDQSE
- a CDS encoding glycosyltransferase family 4 protein; the protein is MNILAIGNVFNPSGVSVHIINVLKELAKMGNEVTLYVPSFLVKEDYNVLRDLEKNGVNVYHSVYEVIEKRLNTTVNRYLYFIDSHTVYLRWNNIGLDKIYVDNLSKETKADVIYDMHEDSITLRLAYHISKKMGKPVVKLLHDEPFRNSFGRGYRKFMGFSGLIYDTLMWSFYKLDKRAFIRSMRDRILRGIAAVSKAPVYLSNIDKITSKYNVKLRVFKVGNAFNKDLIYKYRKVKNKENYAVFFARLVPQKGIRELPKIAELIDSKIIVFGKFFNERDKRLLIGNPKIEYRGYRPIEELYDTVSRAKVLVYPSHQDGFSLVVLDTLALGTSIVTYDIPAIRLVYSGLKPVRIVKEYDIKSMARAANEVLKMGDEEYEMEHNDEEVRKFLDDHSSWEKVAKETYDFLSEFI
- a CDS encoding alpha/beta hydrolase translates to MNLEIIEFESEILKDNPLKDPSKRKVALIYPDKPEERPIILYLSGFLSSSLAQLNYQPLGEDMKTKVERLTSEGKLNGPIVVLPDMFTKVGGNQYINSSAVGMYEDFLVKELIPYLKDKFKSEMIGVIGHSSGGYGALYLGMKYPNLVKSIASHSGDAYFEYVYLPIFPKAIEQLRKFKSPKEWLNNYWRKENKHHKEDLITLNVIGMSAFYSPKGEDFELPFDLETGEILEDIWRKWLEKDPVRMIDKYHDNLKKLKLIFVDVGRKDEFNIQYGTRILHKKMEKYGIAHYYEEFNDGHTGISYRYDISLSLIEKSLSYR
- a CDS encoding phosphomevalonate kinase, translated to MIKLSAPGKILWIGSYSVVFGGISHVIAVNKRVRCNAKEINERNVIFHTPYGNYINNGNELINSVLDTFKERLEVPLGYEIELHNDKEFMLDGKKTGLGSSSAATVALTACLYYILKGRLDLMEIHKLAQIANYKRQKSIGSGFDIAAAVFGSIIYKRFTDLEKMDFKYEPLKIDKKYEMILGFTGRSSETVSLVKKFVERSNSEDFKELLKLIDEENNIAIELIKMNKYDEAVEHIKLGRIYLNYLAERIVGVSLVSREEEEMIRIAEEEGALIALSPGAGGGDSIFALGENLDKVRDVWSKMGIKVINVREDDGLRIET
- a CDS encoding NAD-dependent epimerase/dehydratase family protein; this translates as MRILTFGGTGFVGSNFVRYAINKGHEVFVYARSMNEYAKKLKDIGANIIFSYDEYLKGVDCLVYFIGAMWTRDPKEFEYLQVKFPYEIGRKFFSVNSGKFIYISSIGVSENIESKERPIIEEYPHCNGLNPNTLHGKTKCEGEKLISTFPNYVILRFPIVYGPYSRILMWRIFMWLVSHGIGLKNDNMFSVISTLNTSKAIELACGYKKNDYFYVTDKEPTSLTGLFNDASKAINREIKAWFPLNLKLLEPFKSAHEILTMAYDVLSRQLVYSFDKAKRELGYIPEDVRIETFREMAKYYGIIKE